CAAGAAGAAGTTAGTGACGAACTTTATGAGGATGCGGTTCAATTAGTGTTAGAAATGCAAACGGCGAGCGTGTCGATGTTACAGCGCCGTTTTCGAATCGGTTATACAAGAGCAGCAAGATTAATAGATGCAATGGAGGACAGGGGAATTGTCGGCCCTTATGAAGGTAGTAAACCACGAACAGTATTAGTATCACAGCATAATGAAGATGTAGGATCATAACAAATCTTATGTTCGACTCTTAGCTGATTTTTCTAAGTCTACCCCACTGCTTTAGGTGGGGTTTTGCAATGAGATGGAGTAGATTCCTCATCTCATTCATCATTTAAAGTGAATAATGTTGCTTTTTAAGAAAGTTATTTGCCCTTTGTTATAACTTTTCATACGAAACCCAAATACTCTATTTGGAAATGCCCAGTTGGTACTTACCGAATTGTAGCTGTATGGAAATTTAATGAAGTCTTGTGTTTGGTAAATATATGGCATATATTTTTATCACTAAATCGACTGAGTTCGTTTTACAAAATATTGGAGTTTTATTTACAACCTCTCACACTCCGTCCCAGGACCGAGTATCAACCAATCAGCAGACCGTTAAAATTCGTCTTTTTATCTCATATACTTATCTCATTATCAAAAAAGATAGGAGAAAAAAATGAAAAAGACATTTGCAGTATTTAAAAATAGTAATTATACGAAATTATTTTTTGCAAACTTCACCTCTCAAATGGGTTCTGTAATTGGTTTAACAGCATTTATGTTTTACTTGTTAAACCGTTTCTCCGAACAACCTTCTTACGCTACGATAAATGAGATGATGTATTCACTTCCGACACTAGCAGTATTTTGGATTGTTGGTGTATTGGCTGATCGAATGGATCGGCAAAAAATTGCAATATACAGTGATTGGATTCGTGTAGGGTTATCAATCTGTCTCCTTGGTTCTATTTGGCTCGGATGGATGCCGTTAATTTTTGCAATTTTATTTATACGAAGTGCCGTTTCAAAGTTTTTCATCCCAGCTGAACAGGCAATCATTCAAGGTATTTTAAAAGAAGATGAATATACTACTGCAGCTGGACTTAATCAGATGGTAAGTAGCTTATTTAATCTATTTGGAGCAGGGATAGGAGCAATTATCTACTGGACGGTAGGTCTCGAAGGTGCCATTATTGTTGATGCAATTTCATTCGTAATAAGTGCCTTGCTGTTACACGCATGTGACATTCCTAAAGATGTAAGGTATCCTAATGGCAAACATTCAGTAAAAGATATCCGACTTAAATCAGTATTTAACGATTTTAAAACAGGTATGAGCT
This Cytobacillus sp. IB215665 DNA region includes the following protein-coding sequences:
- a CDS encoding MFS transporter, which produces MKKTFAVFKNSNYTKLFFANFTSQMGSVIGLTAFMFYLLNRFSEQPSYATINEMMYSLPTLAVFWIVGVLADRMDRQKIAIYSDWIRVGLSICLLGSIWLGWMPLIFAILFIRSAVSKFFIPAEQAIIQGILKEDEYTTAAGLNQMVSSLFNLFGAGIGAIIYWTVGLEGAIIVDAISFVISALLLHACDIPKDVRYPNGKHSVKDIRLKSVFNDFKTGMSYITQNRLLLSLIIGFIVFGVVNGGFSVIPIFILKYKLAPETYEQMSVVIGIVFGIGVLIGSIIASIMAQKVKLYQLIIFGLLTCGSLIIFTAYTNTLFMFFILTFVVAVSLPFVNVAIGGWLPKIVDPKMMGRVQGWIDPLMMFSQSITLGVIAVTYPMITTIEGLFWLVGSSLFIVGIFYAFVLPKFDKEYATTSAKEGAKEPSLM